In the Zingiber officinale cultivar Zhangliang chromosome 5A, Zo_v1.1, whole genome shotgun sequence genome, GTTTGTCTCTCCAACGATTCTTCTGATTCTTTGGCTAGGtaacttagaaaattaaattcGGAAGGATACGAAATTAGtttttatctaattttattatataaatatttttaaatattaatttgacataaCGCataatatattaaagaaaataattttttaaatatggattcatatttttaaaaaatatatctatttaaaaaaattatcttatttgattACTATATTATAACAATCAATTAGGATAAATGAGGAAGAGTAAAATGAGTATAGAATACATgatttaatcattttaaaaattagctAGATGATTTGAATAATTGGTAAAATTATCTATGTGGTTtggtaaaaaaattaatatatatatatatatatcatctgcACCACCCGTCTATATAAGTGAAGGTGAATGATCGATCTTATGttctaaaaaagtttttaaaaaaatttcactaAGTACTCACGGAATATGTACTATAAAATGTGAGATATAATAAAATCATAATCTTAATGTGACATGTCatattagataaaaaaaatttcacatGTTACCAGATAAATTAAGAAGCTCACAACAAATAATCAACCCAGCATTAAAAgaaatttatctattaatttattaaaattaagatttCATCCTTACATATCTCACAAGGCTACATCATTCCCAggataataaatttttatatcttGAAACGTACATATTGTTGgcatttaatatatataattaattggttattttataaatataaaaatagtaTTTTATTAAAAGTCAATTCAATTTTTACAAATATCTAAAGAGCccattatttttgaattttgctaTCAAAACTCCTATTTTTTAGCTCGATAAGCTGTTGGTTTCTTTAGCCTAAAGAAGCAATCTCCTGCCTCCCCTGTCCACTTTCCCATTGTCTTCctttttgtttgatttttttaagTCTATGTTGTTGGTGCAGGCAAACACTAAGTAATCAAATTAATactaatattttgatatatgaccaAGATTTTATGAATGTGTTACGAAATCATAAATGTACAATTATATcgtcaataataaaaatattgatcccacAGAAATTAAAAATACTCAAAGACTCTCACCTCAAATTAACTAAACTAATGAATTCTTGAAAAAGTTTTTTTGCACAAAAGTAAAGCATGGAAACAAAGTAAAGTGAACTAAAGATAAAGAGTGAGAAAGTCTTGTTTGGTGAAATATTCTAGGGGTTTCGGTTTTAATGTGATGGAATTTAATGTACTTGAATTCACCCATTCCCTATCATCAATTCTCATACATGTAGGAAATCTAACCAAAGTTGCAACACTAATCCGGTTCATAAATGCTCATAAATGAATGAATGGTAATCTAAAAAATCCGGTTAGGAGAGTTTCAGAGTATTATCCCTATTGTCATCCTATGCTCATAAATGAAAATGGTAATCTAAGAAGTCTCGTTAAGAGGGAATTCTTGTCACTAGAACCCCCCTGGTCATACATTCCTAAATAACTCAAATCACCTATGAGCACGGGATTAGAGAAAACTCAGTAAGTGCAACAAAGTCTCCCTTGTGGGAGAATTGCTTCCTTCATCTAGATCTACCCATAGATGTCCGATTAAGAGAGAATCCTTATCACTAGGACCCCCGGTCATATAATCTAGAGATCAATCCACACAAAGTCAATaatccacacacacatcaaatCTATCATGAGAAACAATCACAATCAACACATGGACATAAGATTTAACAAGAACAAGAATGAAAATATCATTTGAGCAAGGCATTGGCGTAatccaagagttttacatcaatatCCACATCACACATACTCCCTAATCCttagaacaagaaatctactccattacAAGAAGAGAATTGAATCCAAAGACAAGAGAAGTattgagagcatgaaacaaaaacaaaatgaaagcggtaaccactcacagtgatctcccgaagaaatcgcAACTGAAGATGTCGGTCGACGAAAAGGctgccgctgtcggaagcacgatcacggggCAACCGGGAAGCACTTcaaagttcacgagccaaatctcaGCCTCTGGACGTTTACCTTTGCTCGCTGATCACCTCACACTTCGTTGTACTCCTCTTTGATCACCTTTCAAAAACCTCTGCACTCTCTTTCTCTTCTCAAAGGCTTGGGCGCACCTTTATAAGAAgactaaggaagacgaaggggaaaggacaccccttcgtctccttggcgtttgtaGCAGTTTGCAACAACGAGAGAGACGAAAGGACTCTGTTTCCCTTCGTCTCCTGTAacgcccaacatctcccactcgtccaagtcaatccataaggttatatggtcacatcgaccatgtcagtcacatagattacaaggtgatcatgtcacgaagaccagagaaaaattagtcacaaagaccaaataagtcacgtagactctatgaggatcaagtcacgaagactagagtaaaattagtcacaaagaccaaataagaacattcattccatacattagggaaaatggttcgtgcaacAACAAGCACATTGAGCATTCaactgctaagaagattgtcacaccttacttagctgctccatagaacgaatcagagacataaatgtccatagaatgAATTAGAGACATAaatgacttgcctttaccccagattaaattatttatatcattATGAATATCTCTACTCCCTCGTATTAACTATATGTCAAgaacatgttcaacatctccaatcaaacaaattattcacaattatattttatgtactgaactaaaaatgtaacttgTACcaatgaataaatgtcacagatgtaaaccaatcttaatcttcctttttttctagaatctattcattctaatcagtcgctttcctaattatgctccatagactgaatcatccatagtcaataggatacatgctaaagtagcagacactgatcaaaacttcaagtagacagctaaatagtcacttagggtaagattgagattaacttataatctcaagggtctcatatagtagagaagcaggaattcattctcctactacccttcttgtcgccatatcacatgtggtatgaatcacatgctacgatgttattctctttactaaaaagagcgcatgtttttctcaaatttaacatcgtatagatttcaatctagacatacctaatgtctaatcctaaattcaacatatgaattctaatctgaccTTTAAGCagatttagtaaatggtgggtgcatttactccaatcattacacaaatgatctcatcttgacctaattatcaaggcgaccttaacttatggatatgtctctattcacaactacataagttgtcccataagcaacggtcttacctctatttgtacttaacaaatagagatgattgtccatattAGTGGATCAATCCCAATAtgtcaacatgcttatcgagacttttattcgaatgtaacaaagatatatacactgaatagatcatgacatttttcatttatcaaatgtctttacaattagttacattcttcgaagttccAAAAACTTTACATGTCCataaaatgactctttagtcaatggcttagtaaaaggatcagcaagcatatttcgtgtagggatcTACTCAAGAATCATCATTTTCTtgtccacaatatcccttacaaaattatacttaattctatatGCTTTTTTTTGTTGTAATATTTGGGATCCTCAGCTTGGCCAttacagtacactgtaacaggactcccactttCCTCAGTAATTTTCAAATGCTTTAAGAACCTTTTTCAACTAGACAGATTGTTGCACAACTGATGCGCAAGTCACATAGCTTCcaatgtcgacaaggctacataagtctacttcttgctattccatgagatggcgccatcatttagcaagaaggtatagccaaatttgatcttgtatgAAAGCAGTGGAGATGGCATGTTGGTCAGGTGGCTCTGCTGTTGACTGGAAAATGACTCTGCTAGGGAGAAACGATGACGCCTAACACTCCTTTTAGTTCCTCTCTACGCATACTTGAAAGAGAAAACAGAATGTTAGGGGAAAAAACTAGGGAGGGGGTTCCTGGCATAGGCCCTCCAAAGCTCAAGTCAGTATTGTAGTCAAGCGAaaaatgaagaagatgaatagtataTGCAAGTGCCTAATGTTGTGTATTTGAGCGTAAAGAATAAAGTATCTAACATACAACATACTTTGCCAATGGAGAGAACTCCCCTTTTTTATATTGTCTCTTATAACCTCCCTAATAATGAGGCGATAAGGAATATTCGGTGCTAGAAGATATCGGGTAATGGAAGGCGTGCAGTCTTCCTTTGAGGAATCTTCCATTATACATGTATGAACATCCTTTTGTAACCTATAATAATGATAGAAGTTGAGTAGTCATTCTCATAAGAAAGTTTTGTTGCATGTATGTATCAGATATCAGAATATTCCCTAGTGAATTgctattattctctgacagattaTTATGATTGCCTGATAATATTGTCCCTTAGAGGTAATCTGACCAGACACATCCAACCGATTATATGTACTAGGAGACTAATAAGAATGGGGAACCGAGTTCCTCCAGTCTAACCGATAATTAAGCTGATTGGCATATATACTGAGTTATATTGTAATAGTGAGAAATGAGTTATCCTCTAAGTCCGAACGACACTGAGTCCAACCGGCTGTATACTGAGAGTGTTTTTGCTGGAAATGGGGGAGCTCAGCCCTAGATCCGTCCATCCCTTTAGACCGAGCAACCATATGTAACAAGACTTGCCCTTGAACTATTATGCCGAGATCTGAAAATCTGACCGGATCTCATCCTAGTCAAATGTATGTTATGAGATAATGTCTTTGCTGAGTAATAAGAGAATACTTCTTGAGGATGGGGAGCTAAGACCCATTTTCCCGATTGCAATTAAGGTCGTTTGggtttattttatatatcttagCATCAAGTGAGACAATAAGTTCGACCGGTCCTTAGGGTAGCCCGACTATATACGGAGATACTTATACCCAAAGAATGGAGAACTGAATCTCTTAAGTTTGACCGGCTACAAGGCCGATGAACTTTATCTTGAGAGTCATAGCGTTAAGTGAGGAGTTGAGTTTTGATGAAAATAATCCGTTTACATACATCTATTCTGATTATGATTACCACCCCACCTTAACTTTAACTATCATCTCATATTAATTTTGGCCAATACGTCATCTCTAAGTTCACTAACAACATACTGTATCTATAACAAACTCAAATGTACAGATGTTAAATTCAGATAAATTATGTCGTATTGGTACATTCATTTGATAATATGTAGTTGATCTAATTAGCTGAAATAATAATTTCATTAATTGACTAAAATTTAAATAAGCAATAGGTTTTGCATACAGGAAGATATGTAATAATTTCGTCTTTAGATATGGCCGACAGAAGTCGCGTGGAGTTGGGATTGTTGTCCTCCATCAGCCTGATGGCATCgtactccttcttcctcctcctcctcctcctcctcctccagccACTGCGGTCCCTTAGCTGCTATTCCGCTATATTTAGCTTCGGCGACTCGCTCACCGACACAGGAAACGCAGTCTACTTCGCTGGCGGAGCTGATCCGGCGAACCGTCTCCCCTACGGCGAGACATACTTCCGTCGACCCGCTGGCCGATACTCCGACGGCCGGATCGTGCTCGACTTCTTGGGTATGCTCCTTCTTCATCTCATCGTAGATCCATCGCCCTTTACTTCTTTTGAATAGCAATGTTAGGTTGGGTTCAGCCCAAGCCCTGGGGCTGCCGCTGGTGCCACCGTACGACGCAGGACACAACCCCGAAGCTTCGGATTTCGCAAGCGGAGCCAACTTCGCGGTCGCAGGAGCGTCCGCCCTCAGCCCTCTCTACTACCAGGCGAAGGGTCTTAATGTCTCAGGGGAAGATTACTCCTTGGACACGCAGCTCAAATGGTTCCGACAAATGCTCCAGTTTTCTCATATCGGTAATGCCTTCCGATATCTGTATGTGTGCGTGTGACCATTGGACCATCGTCTCGCCACTCTTGATCATCTGATTTGGATTTTGTGGAATTAGGTGATACTCTTGACGATGCGCTCTTCTTCGTCGGCGAGATCGGGGTGAACGACTACAATAACCTCCTGTCGATGGATGGAACATCCGTGGATTGCGCCCGTTGGCTCGTCCCCTCCATCGTGCAGAGAATTGGTTCCGCGATTGATGTAAAAACCGATTGATCTTGTTTTGAGTTCATCGCGATCTTCATTAATTTGTACGTACCGGTGGATGACCAGGAGTTACTGCAAACGGGAGCACGGACGGTGATGGTTGCAGGGATGTTTCCACTCGGCTGCATTCCTCTCTTCTTGACCATGTTCCTCGGGCAGCAATCGGATGCATACGAACCAGAAACAGGGTGCCTCAAGTCACTGAACCTCCTGTCGCAGTACCACAACCTCCTGTTGCAGCACGAGCTCGGACAAATTCAGAAAGCAAATCCACGTTCCAAAATCATCTACGCGGATTTCTACGACAACTTGATGTCTGTTTATAGATCTCCGGAACAATTTGGTGAGCCTTCAACCCCCCGTGGGTGAAAGACTTTTGATAATTTAGTGACGATTTTCAGTGATTTGGTGTGGAGCAGGGATTAAGTCGACTGTGGTGGCATGTTGCGGCGGGGAGGGGCCATATAACTTCAGCTTTTCCGTTATGTGCGGCGATCCAACATCCAGATGGTGCAGCCGCCCATTGAACTACATGTGTTGGGATGGTATGCACTTCACCGAGGCTGCTTCCCGAGTAATTGCCAGAAACATTATTGATGGATCATCTGCCCACTTTTCCAACTCCACAAAAATGCTTGCTGATACTTGATCGAGTGAGCAGGCGTGGAGGTCAGAAGGGGAAGGTAGAATAAGGTGAGAGGGTAATTTTATATATCCAAATGGTAATCGTATAGAAGAAACTATAATTATTTCTTCAATTTCGTATCTACGTGAGATCCTACAATAATAATTTCTTCAGTTTCACTCTTTACACAGATAAAATGTTCTCTCTCTCAAATGTATATTTGTTATATTAATGACCCCCATTATAGGTCtaatggatatggagggaggtacatgtagATACATATGCGTCAGATGCATAATGTGGTTGATCCCGTccgaaggctgagtcggacggaggctggtcgcggtggcctggttgttgacggaaaatcgtaggtgatccggctcccacgggtggctgacgctgttgcaggaccctgcgcacactcagacaatcttcccttcacgttagagaccaaaaacccagggaaaaagtcctcggatcaggccctccgacgctcaagtcaggtccctttttccccagaagaaacaGAAAGAGTCGAAAAATGAAAAGTTGTGAAAGAAAAAAATGACGAGAGtgcgcgtacccgcgtacgaggaatctcctcctttttatgcacccgccttgcttccagaacctgccaacctgtcagaaaacgttagacgctaggctttgtcgtatatccccgacacctgtcgtgctgctattggtcctgaaggcatcttcttgtttaggaaccttcgcctttacacaggggttttgtctcgtagtgaaggacatctgtcaggctgtcattggttatgagagcatcctCTCGCTTAGGAATCTCCGCCTCTGCACATCTCCCTGGTATGCAATGATTACCCTTGACGAATAGTTGTGATCCTCCGACTCCTACACAGCTTAGCTCGTCCTATTTATCGCGGTCTGCATCTACCTCACACCCCTCGACCAGATCTCGCCTCTATGCGTTACTTGTTAGTCGGGCTAACCCTGAACAGCCCTGTCGATCACGGTCTGTATTCTGTACCCTGTATTTGCCGACCCTCGACTgtaagcccgtagatcgggctgtcttcACACAGCCTTGTCGCTTCTGACCTGTGActggtgacttgcacttccggatcttcgagtcgcagacctgcatACCGAGTCGTCTCTACACAGCCCTGCCGCTTCTgacctttgatttgtggcttgcacttccgggccttcgaatcgcagacctgtagaccgagccgtctctacacagccctgccgcttctgacctttgatttgtggcttgcacttccgggccttctgtcacgccccgagggagtctctgtccgaagaaatttcggcagcatctcccctgtacggcggacaatctgaaacttttctacaagcactatatacctcagccacatgcggctggaataataacaataaaagaaaacaaacaccacgcagttaatatcaaagcagcccactcggctgtaccaaaaccaaaacacaaaactgctagccggctaggcttacacaaccaataacaaatacaaaacaccacataacaatatcaactctccaaaaataaaaccagagtacagagctaaacaaactgatacataaaacaaacaaaacatacgtgaaccgataagtcttctgatgtgacgtggggaccagcagacaggatattccaagcgacaccaaaaccaacctggtacctgaaaaagatagtatcagcggggtgagttcaacaactcggtGAATACcgatggacatgagtagtaagatatatctaatacTAACATGGAATACTGACTTCCTAATCATAAATAGAATATGAAAACTAAAAGATAACCGAGGAAGCTGTATTCACGAACTCTATCCGgacaaaagggtcatcaaaccgaaagtgtcaataatcccgatgcaggtcaaaagtatgtatccaaccaaaatgcgagcaaacacaatcataaaatataaatgcatcaatgcgtatgatgctaatgatgcgtctggtcaccgcccgatcgatcatctcacacacaaatggtgaggccgagtgggtagagcgtgacaattgtgcactctgtcgtcactactcacgatgagtgaccgagtggacgggatctgtcGGAGTACTcgtcccgtgaccccaaatcataaatggggagctcgatgctctcatctccggtacacgatgacgggaggaaatctctgccggctaccacgctgagtcacttgaccaacggagccaaacaatcgtctgccggctactacctgctacactaaatgccagcagaGCCAGAACGGgatgccggctaccacgctgagtcctcggaccagcggagccaaacagtgCACACgcccgatataccactaaaccatgagtgggggtgtgcgcAGTAatctggcgatgggctcaaccatagtggagccgacaatcgcgtaagatgcaatcatgatgcatgtcactatgcatagcaaaactgatcaacataaccatatccatatatacaaaatgggtactgtaaaagtgatggtcacataccaaaatctaaagtacacaggtcggatagaatatcaataaccctatgtcctgaacataataagtatggaatatcctgatcagcatagaaaaatccatatatacataatatgggtaccacagtatcagtaagccaaatccacggatctagggtatacaaatcctctaaggtataacaacctagacccaaatcatatccctcttctatagcatatgtaccaacaatatacacagatcaaagaatcagggtctaaacacccgaatcatatatgatatacaaatagaggtacacaaatctgtaatgacacaaaaacctaagtatcagataatctagatatataggccagaaacaacaatccaaatcctagtcctaacctcagtaagtatggtatgtcactctagaaacaaagatactcatggtaacaagataatcatggcaacaaatcacgagatataagcacggatacatcacaggtgacaaacctaacatgctaaggatatcaaacagtgacataccaacgacaaacatgttcattgcatgtagttataaaatactatgcatatccaaagacattatcataaaagataagtcaagaggtacccgcctccaataggaaagatccaatcagtccaaatccgGACGTTAAGAAActtgtctcgcgtcaaggtcctgtgataaatagtataatttagctaagtataaacaaatagctaaataaatttctaatccatcgaccatctaaggttagttttattaaccctaattacaccaaaAATCAACCAACATATTTGATTGTATTCATTAAGCCTTACCTCTGGATCACACAAAAGGAAGATCACAGCGATTAGGGCTTTCTCCAACAATGTCTGCAAAGGAAATCACCATATAAGGTCTACACaggatttaatataattaaccctATGCTTACATAACAAAAGTAATACCAATAGCTCAAACCATCGAAATCATCAAGTTCATCTTCCCATACTCACCTCAACAGTAATTAACTTAACACCAACCTTACCCAAATTCCCTGATGCCTCAACACTGCTCAAATCCTATAGAACTTACTGCCAAGAtccggagaagctgctgtgagaaATCAGTGACAAATACCACTGTTATCAGCCAACAAATCCAACATAAGATCCCAAATCAACAATTGAAATACCTCTTTATTTGCCTTACCCAACTCGATAGCCCTTGTTTTTCTCTCTGCCGGCAGCTAGTGGCGAAGCAGGAAGAAGGCAGCTGGTGGCGCAGTAGGAAAAATTACCAGTCGGGTAGGCTGACCACAACCCAACCCAGAGGAGTTAGGGTTCGGATCCAGCAACAAGAGGGAACCTAGGACAAAGGAAAGGAGTCGGCTAGGCACTGCACAGTGGAggagtcggcgtcggcagagggagGACAGCCGGTTGCCGGTTGTGGTAGCGGTGACACTGTGCAAAACTAGGGCAGAGAGAAACGGGAGAAGGGCGTCGGCGACGCTGGGATCCCCACGGCGACAGCGGCCTGGGTCGGTCCTGGTGGCCGGCAATGTCCCGTGCGCCGGCTAGGGCTGAGGAAGAGCGGCAGTGCTCGGCGTCGGCACCAGTGGGCATAGAGCAAGCTTTCAGCGATTTTAGGGCAGGGGAAAGCTTCGGCTcgggtggagaagaagatgaagaaaaggtcttcgggtgtgcggctcgggaggaagaaaccgccggccggcggttagggccgaCGTCGAGCGCGAGAGAAGAAGAGTGGAGTGGATGAGGGCTCGGGCTCGGCACAGTAacgaggagagaaagaaaaaaaaatatatataaggaaaaagaaaagggaaaaggaaaagaataataaaacttttccttattaaaactgggtagcctaaacaggcttttccggaccccgtttttatccccgttaactcgtccgtacgagctccgaaaaattcttgaaaaatgtccaaaaatttcgaaaaattcccttattaatattcgtcatttttccggtattttacaccttcgagtcgcagacctgcagaccgagccgtctctacacagccctgccgcttccgacctttgatttgtggcttgcacttccgggccttcgagtcgcagacctgcagaccgagtCGTCTCTACACAACCCTGCCACTTCCgacctttgatttgtggcttgTCCCTCGACCATAGGCCTGCAGTTTAAGCTGCCTCTGCCCAGCTTTGCCGATCTCGACCTGTACCCTAGGTTCCGCTTGCCAACTTCCTTTGTTTTCCCGCGGCCTCGCCTGCTTGAACAACTAGTCTGCCTGACCTCTGCCTATTCCATAGGCTAGCCttttgactgcctagtcagcttgactattgaccgtcacgtcctcttgacttttgaccgctatatggccgTGACCtttctcaccctttcctcttgggcccctccaccgctaaccgtatcacaagcctccctcacaagtctagtcgaaggaggacgatagtctgactgactagacctccgcACATCTCTgcgacctcagcatatctctgtgtttctacctcagcatatctctgtgacctcagcatatctctgcgtgCTCTGCTTCCTGCCTCACGCGTCAACCTTTGTGTCGCGTCGCCTGGGCTCTCACATCAACCTTTGTGTCGCGTCGCTTGGGATACCATGCATCCTTTATTGCATCATCAATCGCTTGGGGCGCCGCTCCCACGCAAttgctttgacttggccacctgccttctttataaagagcctcacgATCACTTCTTTATCCCATCCTTCCTCATTCCTGCTCTCCTACTTTCTTTTGCTAACCCACGTTCTGCCAGCTTCCTCCCCCCGAGATGCATTCTCCTTCCTCTGACGAAGTTGATCAACCGCACTCCCAAATGCTGATaaatcaactcacctcgctgCTTGTCGCGAGAGAACGCGAACTGGAGCGTGTGTCCCAGGATTGTGCTCGCCAGACGGCTGCCCTGCATTCCATGGAAGCCCAGTATCGTGTCGCGAAGTCTTACGTGCATTCTGAGAAGGCGAAgaaagaggaatgccaggctagcctgcagcgccaACTGGCTCCCTCCACGCGCAGCTGGCTCGAGCCTTGAACGCCCCAGAGGCTCCTGAGTCCCCAGACATTTCTTCACACGgcagtgctcattctccatgaccaatcctttccccgagttaagactagctcgagccatagttgtctcagtggctccttccCCGCAAAACGCTTCCGCTTGTAGCCTTAGCTGTATCGCCTGCTTATTGAACTGTGTTGCTGTACTTGTACATCTGTCCTTTACCGGCATAGtctttcctg is a window encoding:
- the LOC121981454 gene encoding GDSL esterase/lipase At2g27360-like; translation: MADRSRVELGLLSSISLMASYSFFLLLLLLLLQPLRSLSCYSAIFSFGDSLTDTGNAVYFAGGADPANRLPYGETYFRRPAGRYSDGRIVLDFLAQALGLPLVPPYDAGHNPEASDFASGANFAVAGASALSPLYYQAKGLNVSGEDYSLDTQLKWFRQMLQFSHIGDTLDDALFFVGEIGVNDYNNLLSMDGTSVDCARWLVPSIVQRIGSAIDELLQTGARTVMVAGMFPLGCIPLFLTMFLGQQSDAYEPETGCLKSLNLLSQYHNLLLQHELGQIQKANPRSKIIYADFYDNLMSVYRSPEQFGIKSTVVACCGGEGPYNFSFSVMCGDPTSRWCSRPLNYMCWDGMHFTEAASRVIARNIIDGSSAHFSNSTKMLADT